One Nicotiana tabacum cultivar K326 chromosome 23, ASM71507v2, whole genome shotgun sequence genomic window, GATGAAAAGTTACCCCAAACAAGCAAGAGCTATCAAACAACCCTAACAGTAAAGGGCAGTTACCAGActgcttttctttctcttttttctgttTTTGGACAAGTGAGTGTCACCGAACTACAAAGTAGTTATAACCATATTATTTTCTTCATCGACCCTCTTTTCCTATATCAGTTCTTCCCTTTACAGATTCATATCATTCTCTTAGGAGCAACAGTTGGCAGAAAGACtgtttcctcttttcttttttatgatGAAAGACTATTTTGCATTTCCTCTAATGAATAATCAAAAAGGATGTTGCCATGGTAGCCAAAAAAATTGATTCTGCAGGTTCTTAACTGCATGTATTCTCAGTTGCATGACAAAcccaaacaaataataatgacaataataAGGTCCTATGGAGCAGAATGACACCTGTAACAATTAGCCTTATTAACATATAGCATAAGCAGTTAAAATTAGTACTTAATCAAGTTTCTAGTTCTGTGTTCCAGCATGTTTGTTACTAAAGATTACTAGAATAAAGAGGGAAAGAAGCTGCTCATATGGCTGCCAGAATATTAAGTTGTATTGTTCACTAACCTTTGCATGTCATATACACGAATGCTTGCATTGTTAATCGCTCCAATCGCATCTCCAACAGCTAATCGTGTCAATGGATCATTTAGTGCCACCATAGGGAATATGCGTGCAATTTCCTTCAATGCCGCCATTGAATTTTGCAAGCAAGTTCTTCGCATGACTAAGTTACCAGGATCCATTGTCTGTAAAATGAAAGTGACTACCTGCAGATCTATCTAGGTGTTAGACATGCTAAATCTGAGAAATGCTTCAGTGCTAGAAGCACAATTGTCTTGTTATTATGTGGTAAATATCAAATTCACTTaacagaaaaagggaaaaaaagggcagccccgtgcactaagctcccgctatgccctccggagaagggccggaccacaagggtctatagtatgcagccttaccctgtatttctgcaagaggctatttccacggcttgaacccgtgacctcctggtcacatggcagcaactttaccagttacgccaaggctccccttcaacaTATGTCTGCAACCCATTTTTTATTTACTACTTCTGATGTGCACATAGCTAAGTCGTCAAGGATCTCAGTTAACAAGTTTTAATAGCTGCAGATTTTGGGGCCTATCAAGTATCatatggggacaagggtgtgcaGTAGATAAGCAGATATTGATACTAGCATACAGTGGAAAGTGAAAACTCTCACAATTTCGCGTAAAAGCGCAACAAAAAGCACCACATTATATGATGCTACAGCAGTAACAACTAACATCAACTAATACATCATCAAGTTAGTACTTTATCTCAAAATTCACTCAGTTTAGCAATCAAGAAGTAGCTGAACAAACCTTGTCAAGATATTGAACTAAGTTTCTTGGAGAACCACGTGCAACCCTAACTATAGTCATGAGGGATACCACATGAACAGGTGAATCAGAGGCAGTTGACCAGATCTGGCTTTCTATGACATTCAGAAAGGCCAATACATCAGCCATTGCTAAACTTGGAAGAAGAATTCCAACCAAAGTATCACGAATCATAACAGATGTAGATGGATTCTTGGAAGGTGTATTAGCGGATGCACCAGTGACACACTCAATTTGGAAGAAAATGTCTCCGATCAGGCGCGGTATTTCAGAACCAATGCATGCCTTCCATGTGCTTTCCATCCCTTCTGCCAGAATTTCTGCGGCAGTAGAGCTATATTTCTCATTCATCGCCATAACCAACTTCACCAATGGATTAACAGCGAAGACAACAAGATTTGGTTTCACAAGGCTAGGATACCAAACAGCCAATGCAGCAGCAACAATGATATGGGATGTCATTGCATCTTGGCTCGTTCCCCCAACACAAGAAATCCAATCTTGCATTTCAAATGATTCTAGCCAAGATCTTATTTCAGATTGCTCATCCTCAGAGTTCCCTTCGGTGACAATTTGACTGTCATCCTTCAAGCAGTTGGTGGGTTCTTCTGTGGAGACTGCATCATGGTTTCCACTTAGTGATACTCCATTCTCTTTATCTCTTGTATTATCCCGACGTAGTGGAGATGGTATAGCCCGTGAAGCAGCACAATGAAATAAGGAACGTGCTGCCATCTTAACATGCTCAGCCTCGTCTTGCCAAAAGCTCACCAAAAGCTTCAAAACAGAGATTTCAAACCATTAAGAATAGCTTTGCCAAGAACTATTAGTTAAACACTACACATCCTAAAGAACCAATGTATCAAACTGCTGCAACAAGTAGAGAAAATAACACCACCCGTGTGGCATGAGTTATAGCGACAATGTACTTGAGAAGTTCCCAGACTAATCACCAAGGCACAAAAGCGATAACCTCAACCAGCCATGTAACCTAGGCAACAAGCGCGGGGAGAAATCTACCAGAGCTAGGCAGATAGATAGACTCCTTTCCCGCTGTTAagggagagaaagaaagaaaatcaaatgttTGTTTTTTAACCAGCGCCTTCTTTTGGGTACGCAGGTACTAAGAGTCCTCTCACTACCAACCAACAGACATCATCTTGCCGGTATCAACAAAGAGGAAGAAACAATCAAATGGTTTTTTTTTTGTGGGGGCTAACTAGTAGAGTTTTGGAGGGTTTAGCGATTAGTATGGTGTATCACATCCGACTCATAAAACCTTCTCGCAGCACTGCTTTACTGATGCATGGTAGCGTAGAATATGTAGGAGAACATACATTGTCGAAGGTGGAGTTGCttacaaccacaacaacaacaacaacaacgacctagtgaaatcccactagtggggtctggggagggtagtgtgtacgcagaccttacccctaccccgaggggtagagaggctatttccgaaagaccctcggctcaagaagtgGAGTTTCTTACAACCAAGAAATATAATTTTGTATCGGTCATCAGCCTTGAATTAAGAACCTTGCAATTACAAACGCAAAGCATAGACAAGCtttacattattttttctttctattaCTTAGGCAAATTCAAAGGGACCTGCCTCATAAATCAGGCAGACTTTCAGATGGACTTCACTGACACTATAATTATGAGTTGCTCATAGAATTAACGAAAATTCAAATGGAGTATAAAAATGAGTGGTGcagaagaaagaattataaaaaaaAGGAGTCTGAAGTCTGAAGGCATCTCTTGCCTCTCATGGAAGGTATTCAGCTATCTGAACTACTTATTAGATAAGGGCAGCAGAGTAGTTAtgcacacacaaacacacacaacAAAATAAAGAACCTAACATCAAGATAATCATTTATCTTCACATGTACCtcaagaaggaaaaaagaatCTTGATTATATTTTGATCGTAAAAAAGAATCTTGACTATATCCACCTCCAAAATCGAGTTCATCAGGAATCTTGACCCGCCCCCTCCCCCAACcccaccaaaaaaagaaaaaaaaaaaaaaaaacgctaTTCAGATGATTTGTTACCTGAAGCAGGGGAGGCTTTATATCAGAAACTTTCTCAGCAAAGCTCCGCATGTAAAATGCTGACAAAGAACTAGAAAAGACAAATAACACAACGACAGGAGTGTTATAAGAGTTCGGAGGCAAATGAGGCTTCTAGCAATGAAATGCCAGATGACACTACATCTATGTAATGCAGACACAGACAGTAGATCGAGTTTGACATGGTGTTTCTCTAAAACATGTTGCATAAACCCAGTTAGGACACAACAAATGGTAAGAAAAGTTGCAGATGTGAGTGTCTTTTACTTTTTCATGATGGGACCAATGACATATAGTAGCCAGAAAGTATGCCACAGCAATATCATACCTGCTGGCTGCCTGAAAGGAATGTGACAAGCTAATCATATGTTGGGCAAGGGACACCATCGTTAGAGATCTCATTGCACAGTACTCTGATGATGATTTCCAAAGCTGTATGTCAATTTAATTTCTTAGAGGCAAAGAAGTGAGGAGAAAtgctctttttctttctcttgggGAGGGGGGAGGGAAATTGGTAAATGAGAAGAAATATCAAGCAAAAGCTAGGTAAACTCTAGTTAATTATCAACGTACCTCCAGAGTTGACCTATAATCAGGAAAAGTCAGAGTCAAGGACCCCCGATCCCCCAAGAGACCAGAAGCTACGAGAAGATTCTGCGGTCTTTTTAGCTTCATTTCAGTGACTAGCAATTTATCGAGTTCAGGGTCCACATTCCACACGTGCAAAATAGACAAGCTAAACTGAAGCAGGCATTGTTCAAGCAAGAACATCCATTCAGGACCTCTTGCAGCTTCATTGGAGGTACCAGCAAATTCATCATTGATTCTCTCATCACTGGAACTAGGTACTTCAGTTTCCTGATCCCTGAAATCACTCCTCTTAATGGGAGACTCAACCCTTATTACTTTCACTTGGTTTTTACCAGGATTGGAACACTCTGCTCTATAGTACTCATGTGTCTGACATAGAGACATCAAGGACGTGAGATCAAAAGACAGAGCGGCAACTCCAGGAAAAGGACAAGAGCCTTTAACAGGCTGTTTTCTGCTTTGCAAGGCAAACAATGCAGATTGATTAGATCCCGTAGTACTTCCAGACACACTTGTACTAACAGATATATTTGATAAAGAAGTACCCTTTCCCAGAGTTTGTGAATGAGATGGTGGATACTTGGTTTCTTCACTAACAGGAAAAAGCAATGAGGAAGCCGAAGTATTTCCACTTATCCTACTGCCATGAGGGAGATCTCTGTCAATTCCTATGCAGAAATGTTCAAACATTGAGAGAGCAGCAGCTCCGCGAAGGACCCGCTCACGAGCACCTGATTTTACATCCCAAATGAACAAAACATCTGCATCAGATGTTCCTGTTTGGTTTGGACACAGACATGCTACATATCCTCTTCTACTATCCCACACAACTTTTGCGGGATAATATGGGTGGCCAGGGAACATTCGCTCTACACGCATGGTATCAAGTGAAGAAAGGGCAACACATGAGTCTTCCCCAACAGAGAGGAAGCAATTACTCCATGGACGTTCTGTTTGAGATGGTGGAAGAATTATTTGGCGAACTGGAGCAACATGTTGGTGCATTACAATCATGGGACTGCTAGAGTCAAGATCCCATACACGGACAGTACAATCCATACTTCCTGAGAGTAGAACATAACTGTAGCTACCTCCTTGACATCTAATCAGCGCTCGCTGTGCAGCCAAACACAGTACAGCGCCTGTATGCCCCAAGAGATAATGTTGAGTGGCATGTGCTTTTGACTCGGGAtatggattttgaccatgacaatctAATCCTTCAAAGAACATATCAAATCGAACAACTTTTATATCACCGTTATAGAACCCATATACAATAGCCAAAGGCACATATTCTTCAGAAATAACCATTGAAGAAGACACTAGCTCTTTTCTTTCATAAGTTCCATTTTTAGTGATGTTTGATATCCTTTCATCAATAGCTTTAGAACAAGTACCAGCACCTTGGGAGGAAGTTATTGTGGCCTTCCCACCTGCTGTGTCTATATCAACAACCTGCCCAACAATCTCATTTTCAGAGGCATACTGGTTATGAGTCCAATCATCAAATATTCTACCTTCACCTAAAAGTCTGCATTCTTGACAATTTATCTCATTTTTGTCCTGCAGCTTAGGCAATACCCAACATGTCAGGCGAGGTTTCCAAATCAATAATTCGTTGATAGGAAAAGAAATTGATTCAATGCGGAAAAGAAAGTTGTTCAGTTGCACAAAGGAGATAGATAAGCTCATGCCAGACTCCTGACAAATGACAGGGATAGCTGCAAAAGGCTCATACTTGAAGATATTACTTGAGTAACATATCCTGTATACTATGGCCGCACCTTTACCATTCCATACAGCAAAATTTTCAATGAATGTGGCATCCGAATCTTCAGAATCAAGCAGATCGTTATCATCTACAACAAACATGCCACCAATGACGTACGACTTCCCTTCAATAGAGAGCAGATCATCTGAGAAAGATATCTCTCCCATGACACTGCCATCCTCTACTTGACTAAATATGCAGCATGTACCATATACAAAAGCTAAAATGGGCCCACGATTTGCAAAGGCCACCAGAAGTCCCCTGTCATTTGACCCATTTACCCAATTCATTTTGCCTGCATCAGACAAGCTACTCTTGGAGGTCATGCTTTCTGTGCTTGAATCACACTCCTTCAATATTGGTATACACTGTGCCTTACCAAAAGAATCAACCATCATCACTGACTCCGTCAATACATCTCCAAAGGATGAAATTACAGCCACAGATTTCAAAGGCCCAATGGATAAGCTCCCATGAAAAACTGTTTGGACGATACCAAGAGTATACgtatcaacaataacaactgTGCACTTTACAGGTTTAGCATGTTGTGGGTCTCTATCTGCTATTGTTTCACCCTTCTCAATAGAAACAGGCGAGTGATGATCAGATAAATGAACATGATCAAAGGAACAACAAGCTATACATACATATCTACGATTTTCGGGAAATGGTCGAATTAGGTATGGCGTCCCCACCCAGGGAGGCATTTTCCTTCTACGTCTGCATTGTCCACTGGCTCTGCTCCAAATGCACAACACACCATCAGTGCATGCACTTAATAATGCACCACAGTTAGATGAGTTAGAAGTTGATACCGCATTATTTGAATCGTCTAATTTCCCATCTCCCGAAACTGTAGTAGGAACACAAATCCCTAGATCGGCTATCGGAGCAACATGACCACAAAGCATGGCAACCGGTGTGATTTCCTGagccaaaaaagaaagaagaaaaaaagaagagctTATAAACTTAAACCTTAACAAACACTACAACTAAGAAAAGATTATCACAACGATTTACTCCCACCATCCAAATTTGCTCATCTCTTTTCACTTACGAGCTCAATCAGATCTAGATTCcttcattttcttgaaaataatgcAGACATAGTGAGTTCCGAGATATGTCCTATATCGTACAATGTTCAAAATAACAGCGTAATAATCAAAAGATCTCTTGGTTTAGCTCAAGGAAGCAAACTGTTAGTTCAATTTCTTATAATAAAATATAGATATTTAAACAATTACGGGAGAAGTACTATAAGTTGCAATGTTCAGAAAGAATATGTTAAAATCACAAAGCTAAAATGGACCTACATTAATTCATTTTCCCGAATAAAAATTTAGATATTCTAAAACTACCCAATCAAGGGCGGATGTACAGTATAGGCTATGGTGGGTTCGGCCAATGTATAGATGTTAAGAAATCtactaaatatgtataaatattaaatttcgaAGCCAGTAAGTCAAATGGTCAGTAGTTCAGTGGCATCCCGAAGACCCGAACCAATAAAGTTCAAATCCTGGATCCGGCTTTGACACTAATAGTACTGTAAGTTGCAATGTTCAGAAAGAATATGCTAAAAAATTCTCAATCAAAgatctcttctcttcttttaacTTACGGAAGCAAAATGGCACATATATACTGAGATAGAAGTAGACAAGTGGTAATTAGCAACAGATGTAGCGTAGAGAATATCACAATTAGCTAAAGAACAAATACTGCTTCGTAATTGAACAAAAATGTGATTTCAGTCAATAAAGCGTAAAGAAGATCGTAATTAGCTACGTCGTAATTGAGCTGAAATATGAGCAATAGATTTAAAAAATGTTAGATTTGAGGCATTGGCTACAGCTGAGCATAACTGAGAATTTAAAAGAGGCGAAAGTGATTTTTACCTGATTGGaggttgaggaggaggaggagaggtTCCACCAGATGATGGAGCCATCGGAACCGCCGGTGTAGAGAGTGGGAGGATTGTTCAGTGCGGCGACGGCGGTGACTTTGTGGACTGGCGGTGAACCGGACCATATACATGCAATGGATTTACACTTCATCGACTGAATGTTCTGTAATTGAGGCTACAGAATGTTTTAATTAGATTTTGGGTTACGTTGAAGGTGAAAGTTTTGCACATAAAATGCGAGCGTATGATACCGATTTTAATTGTAATTAAATTAACAAAGAATATCACCCTCAAATTAACCTCAGAAATTTTTACAATGGTCAACTACTGTTCTAGTAAAAAGAACCTTTAATTATTAGCACATTTTGGTTGGGCATTACCTGTGTGCAATTGGATAGTCCAGTGGGCAAAATGTCTTAATTGGAATCATAGACGAGTTTTAATTCAATTAGTTCTTCTGTTGATCACACAAAGTGATTCATTTTCCTCCTCTTACTTTAAGGAAAGAATTATGTTTATGTCGGTTTGGAAGTGAAATTATAATTAAAGAATCTTGAGAtgtgtacggtcaaaaccaaTTCTCAGTCATAAAGACCGGTCGAGATAATGATGTTTCAATCGAAAGGTATCCACATGACAAGTTCGGACGAATCCCGAAGTAGGAACGTCGAGCTTCGAGCTATAAGACCAATCAACAgcaaaactcgatatcattatcgagcccgtgTCCGAATCGAACTACGGGGCAACACCGATCGACacaggccccgaatatcgatgaCCCAAGGTAGAACCGAGCTCGAACTAAGACTGGGGGTTCGATCTaacaccgagctcgagccagtgccgagctcacagacaagagccgttacaaccgcaccgagAGAGAATCTTGACGAGAATCAAGGAAGAAacaaaccatcatgggtcctccactatatgtattattttattatgttgttatagataaagcaGTGATCATCTACTATAAAAGGGGTATAGACTGCAATAGATGCAGGTCCTCCAAGATACATTAAGATTTCATTGTGCTTGTTTTTCTAATACATTTTTCAGTCTTCCCGTCCATCATTCTCATTTTACAGCAAAAATACCTATATTGTCATTTTGTATAAAAGGAAtttgcatacccttagaaccatatctaaatttaacgttatccgatttttcgggtaaacagtttggcacccaccgtggggctaagggtaacagtgattgttcgatataaatctacagtacactccagcttacaacttcaaatcagcagtggctctacctatcgacctcgaagccggccttcaagatgaaaccaacaacttggcacccgaggctcgaatcgaagtacccgaaattcgagtcgaaataccattggatgtcaactcacaaatagctttggaggCGAACCAGCGTTCCGAAtcggaaagaagcattcagggcggtaatcgatccgtagcccgagacacccaaaaCGCGGGAAAAATCGGGgccagcttacgtatgatcttcgagatgctacaagcccaacaagtagcgataactcagctacagagccaaactcgcgcacaaagcaggccggattccaatccacttcgagaagtcacccccagaacagagccCGCCATAGTAAAatctaacgagcaagaatcggggactactcccggaattactaaatttctcgaggaactcacaaaacgagtcgtaGCCAATGACAAGAGGGTGGAAACGTATAATGCcaaggtcgatcaaatcccgggggctccaccaatgataaaggggcttgattcgaaaaaattcatacaaaagccttttccctcgagcgcggccccaaaaccaatccccaaaaaatttcgtatgcccgaaattcccaaatataactgtacgaccgatcctaacgaacacgtcacctcctacacatgtgccatcaaaggcaacgatttggagaacgatgagatcgaatccgtgttgttgaaaaagttcggagagaccctcgcaaagggagcaatgatctggtatcacaacttaccaccaaattccattgattcttttgccatgttagcagattcgttcgtaaaagcacatgctggtgccataaaggttgcaacaaggaaaccagacctcttcaaagtaaaacaaaggggtaacgaaatgctgagggaattcatatcccgatttcaaatggaacgtatggacttgccaccggtcacagatgattgggccgtacaagctttcactcaaggactgaacgggctaagttcgacagcatcatgtcggctgaaataaaatttgatcgagtacccagcaataacttgggcagatgtacacaaccggtaccaatcaaaaatcaaggtcgaagatgatcaattgggagctCTGTATGGGCCCGTACGTCAGAACCACACAACCACTAAAAATCAGAGGGAAAtcaacagagaacaaaggtcgaacagagaccgataccaACCTTACGACACAGATCGGATGAACAACGGTTCAGCACGTGATACGGTTCGGAACAACCGAAGAACTAATCgggggcaaaattctcggggacttatgagcaagagcggcTTTAATAAATATGTTGATCCTATAGAAGTCCCTCAATTATCGGAGTATAATTTCAACGTTggtactgttacgcggcgccttcctgaagttccttggaagggtgacgtaaggctaggcaaccgatgtcTGTACGGTTGCTGTctgccaactgaggtcccctccgtatgctagactagattgtcagtgccgtacgggaaaaccaatgtcatgagcaattgaaagagagcagaaaagagaattgagaataaaagaaagcttgattgcattgaatgaaagctattacagaaaacaagacggtgtcgagggggagagacaccagtacagagaattgtttgcttgcttgaaagttttgattgcttggtcccccttaataatgcttaaaaaaaataaaccaaagttacatgactagacctatgaaagctggaaaatcacacttaaagaaattgcagcaaaactactctatatttacaatgaaaaggacttagtcttctacaaagcagcaacaagtccgttggcagcaactttgtctttagcatcagggtctgcgcgcgcggtgctattggcttttgcctgtggctgggcgctggcgatggctatcggtggggcgacagaggcacatgcgcgcttgtcacttggagctaccgagaccacggggccgaccgtggcgacgggcgttgggaggctggccaggacgccacaGGGCgcatccaaggggtcatggggcatggttggaaagccgcccatgacattctcccccacctgagttggcgacgtcctcggcgccttccttgcaaagtaatcatcaatcaggctcttgtaggctttgaggtttgttcccctctcccaagtattctcctctgcatcacatccctgccatttcaccaagaactcctggtgatcttttcttgaggcgtgaatcactcgatcatcaagaatagcttcagcacgccttttcccggttgaattggggcctcgaatacttggtattgtgagttagcttcgtgaaggatcctccatatcttctcgaaaaggtttcaggagactgacatggaaaacaggatggattttccaccaagctggggtatccacccggtatgcaacttttccaatgcgcctttcaatggacaagggtccaatatatttttgcaataggcaagggtcatggacccctgcaaataagtaccgctttgggattttgaccatcactttgtctcccaccTGGTATTCCACAAAGCGgtgattctgatcagcatgcctcttcatccgcttttgggctttgacaagatagctccgcactatctccaaattttgcttccattcttttgagaagctagcagcccgaggagattttgacatgtttggtgcgttcactgtgtgtgggagtagcggttgctgtccggtaacaatttcaaaagcgcttttgttggtacttgagctcttttgtgaattgaaacacagttgagcagcatccagaagcttcacccaattcttctgcgatccggtcacaaagtgccagagatattcctctagcatgacattgaatcgctccgtctggccatcagattgcggatgaaaacttgagctatgactcaattttgacccgaggcacttaaagagttgggtccaaaaattgctagtgaagcgtgagtcgcgatcactaacaatgtctttaggtaagccccaatatttgacgacatgagagaagaatagtcgagctgtatcttctgctgatatatattgtggggctgctataaaggtagcatacttggaaaaccgatccaccacaaccaagatagttgtgagatctccgaccttgggcaatccggtgataaagtccagggaaacgctttcccaaggtctttttggtacaGCTAGTGGTTCTAAGAGCCCTGCCTgcgtcaagcggtctgacttatctttctggcatactagacaagtcttcacatactgagcgacgtcatcgaccatttgaggccaataatatgcacggcgaagtaatgccatggtgcgttcctcgccgggatgacctgcccacaaagtatcgtggcattctgcaagaagagtccgtcgcagatctcctcctttaggaatataaagtcggttccctttcaccttcaggaacctatcttcggtgtagaactggcgagtcttgccctgtcctaccagatcaaccaaatactgtgcagcaggatccttgacgagtagatcctgtatctggtcttttatggtggtggttacttcgcttccctttagggcggcaagtacacacatcgatgctagatcagctctccaactgagtgcatcagcaacatgattggtctttccacttcggtactccaggttgaagtgaaattccgctaggagttcctgccacctagcctgtcatccattcagctttggctgggtcatgaaatggctaacggctgtattgtctgtcttgaccacgaatggggctcccagtagataatgcctccaaaggcgtaagcaatgaacgacagccaataattctttctcatgggcggcatagcgccgctctgcatcctttagtttccggctctcgtacgctacgggatgcccttcttgtagcaatactccaccaagtgcatagtcggaggcatccgtttgcacttcgaatggcttggccaagtcagggagggccaagactgggctactagacatagccatcttcaatgcgtcgaaggcctctgccccgcttggggccccaatcccatggggtggccttcttgagaagttctgtcagcggcactgcaatgagggagtaaatTTTCACAAACcgccgatagaagttgcataggccaaggaacgacctcaaggcatgtatatccttaggaggcggccattctgtaatggcctgaatcttctgctggtccatcttgatcctcccttcctcgatgacatgtccgaggaagtcaatttatttttgagcaaaggagcacttggatagcttcgcatataattcgtgctcccgcaatcgggctaggaccttccgcaaatgctccaggtgttcttctagtgtctggctatataccacaatgtcatccaaataaaccacgatgaattcatcaatgtattctcggaagacttggttcatcaaggtgcaaaatgtggctggcgcgttagtcaagccaaagggcataaccaggaagtcgtacgacccatatcttgtc contains:
- the LOC107815439 gene encoding uncharacterized protein LOC107815439 isoform X1 produces the protein MKCKSIACIWSGSPPVHKVTAVAALNNPPTLYTGGSDGSIIWWNLSSSSSTSNQEITPVAMLCGHVAPIADLGICVPTTVSGDGKLDDSNNAVSTSNSSNCGALLSACTDGVLCIWSRASGQCRRRRKMPPWVGTPYLIRPFPENRRYVCIACCSFDHVHLSDHHSPVSIEKGETIADRDPQHAKPVKCTVVIVDTYTLGIVQTVFHGSLSIGPLKSVAVISSFGDVLTESVMMVDSFGKAQCIPILKECDSSTESMTSKSSLSDAGKMNWVNGSNDRGLLVAFANRGPILAFVYGTCCIFSQVEDGSVMGEISFSDDLLSIEGKSYVIGGMFVVDDNDLLDSEDSDATFIENFAVWNGKGAAIVYRICYSSNIFKYEPFAAIPVICQESGMSLSISFVQLNNFLFRIESISFPINELLIWKPRLTCWVLPKLQDKNEINCQECRLLGEGRIFDDWTHNQYASENEIVGQVVDIDTAGGKATITSSQGAGTCSKAIDERISNITKNGTYERKELVSSSMVISEEYVPLAIVYGFYNGDIKVVRFDMFFEGLDCHGQNPYPESKAHATQHYLLGHTGAVLCLAAQRALIRCQGGSYSYVLLSGSMDCTVRVWDLDSSSPMIVMHQHVAPVRQIILPPSQTERPWSNCFLSVGEDSCVALSSLDTMRVERMFPGHPYYPAKVVWDSRRGYVACLCPNQTGTSDADVLFIWDVKSGARERVLRGAAALSMFEHFCIGIDRDLPHGSRISGNTSASSLLFPVSEETKYPPSHSQTLGKGTSLSNISVSTSVSGSTTGSNQSALFALQSRKQPVKGSCPFPGVAALSFDLTSLMSLCQTHEYYRAECSNPGKNQVKVIRVESPIKRSDFRDQETEVPSSSDERINDEFAGTSNEAARGPEWMFLLEQCLLQFSLSILHVWNVDPELDKLLVTEMKLKRPQNLLVASGLLGDRGSLTLTFPDYRSTLELWKSSSEYCAMRSLTMVSLAQHMISLSHSFQAASSSLSAFYMRSFAEKVSDIKPPLLQLLVSFWQDEAEHVKMAARSLFHCAASRAIPSPLRRDNTRDKENGVSLSGNHDAVSTEEPTNCLKDDSQIVTEGNSEDEQSEIRSWLESFEMQDWISCVGGTSQDAMTSHIIVAAALAVWYPSLVKPNLVVFAVNPLVKLVMAMNEKYSSTAAEILAEGMESTWKACIGSEIPRLIGDIFFQIECVTGASANTPSKNPSTSVMIRDTLVGILLPSLAMADVLAFLNVIESQIWSTASDSPVHVVSLMTIVRVARGSPRNLVQYLDKVVTFILQTMDPGNLVMRRTCLQNSMAALKEIARIFPMVALNDPLTRLAVGDAIGAINNASIRVYDMQSITKIKVLDASGPPGFPSLLGGASGMTVTTAISALSFSPDGEGVVAFSETGMMIRWWSYSSGSVWWEKLSKNLVHVQCTKLIFVPPWEGFSPNANRSSIMASVFGKDGEANPKENNASNELDRFKHLLQNIDLSYRIEWVGQRKIKLTQHGRDLGTFQL